A stretch of Natronococcus sp. CG52 DNA encodes these proteins:
- a CDS encoding monovalent cation/H+ antiporter subunit E codes for MAAERILVPLSETVTVRQTVGYAVRSSLERADSLECHLIVALPNDREMPEGQSEIDEARSLLSKAENWVEEDVGTSSVTVETAVLGRDEYLFGPRDFAEVFAAYAEEHDIDRVVLDPEYEPGASAGMLHPLERELEAAGLPYDEAPVERPARHERLIGDGTQRFDRLFAMFWISYGFYLVLGDPTYWFDLVTGAAVAGIVSVSLAHITFTFPLGRVQSPLRTLRFAIYVPYLIWEIVKANLAISIVILRPSMPIDPKLTRVNARVRSGLPLLALANSITLTPGTLTVRADDQRLIVHTLIESAREDLFDGSLERAVRFVFHGRESAAISSPSERGDAKIVRGDDP; via the coding sequence GTGGCGGCTGAACGGATACTCGTCCCGCTGTCGGAGACGGTGACCGTCCGGCAGACAGTCGGCTACGCGGTCCGGTCCAGTCTCGAGCGCGCCGACTCGCTCGAGTGTCATCTGATCGTCGCGTTACCGAACGACAGGGAGATGCCGGAGGGACAGAGCGAGATCGACGAGGCCAGATCGCTGCTCTCGAAAGCGGAGAACTGGGTCGAGGAAGACGTCGGTACCTCGTCGGTAACGGTCGAAACGGCCGTTCTCGGGAGAGATGAGTACCTCTTCGGCCCGCGGGATTTCGCCGAGGTGTTCGCGGCGTACGCCGAGGAACACGACATCGACCGCGTCGTCCTCGATCCCGAGTACGAACCCGGGGCGTCGGCCGGAATGCTCCACCCCCTGGAGCGCGAACTCGAGGCCGCCGGCCTGCCGTACGACGAGGCACCGGTCGAGCGGCCGGCGCGCCACGAGCGGCTGATCGGCGACGGAACCCAGCGGTTCGACCGGCTGTTCGCGATGTTCTGGATCTCGTACGGGTTCTACCTCGTGCTCGGCGACCCGACCTACTGGTTCGACCTGGTGACCGGTGCGGCAGTCGCGGGGATCGTCTCGGTCTCGCTCGCTCACATCACGTTCACGTTCCCGCTCGGTCGCGTCCAGTCGCCGCTCCGGACGCTCCGGTTCGCGATCTACGTCCCCTACCTGATCTGGGAGATCGTCAAAGCGAACCTCGCGATCTCGATCGTCATCCTGCGGCCGTCGATGCCGATCGATCCGAAACTGACGCGGGTCAACGCGCGCGTCAGGAGCGGCCTGCCGCTGCTCGCCCTGGCCAACAGCATCACGCTCACGCCGGGAACGCTTACCGTTCGGGCCGACGATCAGCGGCTGATCGTCCACACGCTGATTGAGAGCGCGCGTGAGGACCTCTTCGACGGCTCGCTCGAGCGGGCGGTCCGGTTCGTCTTCCACGGTCGCGAGTCGGCGGCGATCTCGTCGCCGAGCGAGCGCGGCGACGCGAAGATCGTCAGAGGTGACGACCCGTGA
- a CDS encoding cation:proton antiporter, protein MIPSGVTLEEVFLAAAALFVVLAIVMFYRAVAGPTTQDRLLAVNVLGTNTVVILALLAAGLDEPRFLDVALIYALLNFLMAIAISKFTVERGGVL, encoded by the coding sequence GTGATTCCGAGCGGCGTCACGCTCGAGGAGGTGTTCCTCGCCGCAGCGGCGCTGTTCGTCGTCCTCGCGATCGTGATGTTCTACCGGGCCGTCGCCGGTCCGACCACTCAGGATCGGCTGCTCGCGGTGAACGTCCTCGGGACCAACACCGTCGTAATCCTCGCGCTGCTCGCTGCCGGACTCGACGAGCCGCGGTTCCTCGACGTCGCCCTGATCTACGCCCTGCTCAACTTCCTGATGGCGATCGCCATCTCGAAGTTCACTGTCGAGCGAGGTGGTGTGCTGTGA
- the mnhG gene encoding monovalent cation/H(+) antiporter subunit G, protein MIESIRFWAIVILVAFGLFFTFVSAIGVLRLPDVYSRAHTASQTDTLGAGLALAAVALALGWQNATVYTVLLLFFVFITNPTAAHAIARSAAETGIDPWTSDADEEGESR, encoded by the coding sequence GTGATCGAGTCGATTCGGTTCTGGGCGATCGTCATCCTGGTTGCCTTCGGACTGTTCTTCACGTTCGTCTCCGCGATAGGCGTGCTCCGCCTGCCGGACGTTTACTCGCGTGCGCACACCGCCTCACAGACGGACACGCTGGGAGCGGGGCTCGCGCTCGCCGCCGTCGCGCTGGCGCTCGGTTGGCAGAACGCGACCGTCTACACCGTGCTGTTGCTGTTCTTCGTGTTCATCACGAATCCGACCGCGGCCCACGCGATCGCCCGCTCCGCCGCGGAGACCGGTATCGATCCCTGGACGAGCGACGCCGACGAGGAGGGTGAATCGCGATGA
- a CDS encoding DUF4040 domain-containing protein, with product MSAIAYTLVVFILLAAIATALFRDVLSAIIVFAAYSLGMAILYTYLLAPDVAMTEAAIGAGVTTILLLLTIARTTRPPTDEIFERINVPAVIVVGAFVLVLATLLPDMYAIGAEDAPIWGGGVLTDTPSAYYVQEAYDDTHAHNAVSAVLASYRGFDTFGEAVVVFAAGVAVLLVLKREVFV from the coding sequence ATGAGCGCGATCGCCTATACGCTCGTCGTGTTCATCCTCTTAGCAGCGATCGCGACGGCGCTGTTCCGCGACGTCCTGTCGGCGATCATCGTCTTCGCGGCCTACAGCCTCGGAATGGCGATCCTCTACACGTACCTGCTCGCACCCGACGTCGCGATGACCGAAGCCGCGATCGGCGCCGGCGTGACGACGATCCTTCTGCTATTGACGATCGCGCGAACAACCCGTCCGCCCACGGACGAGATTTTCGAGCGGATCAACGTCCCGGCAGTGATCGTCGTCGGTGCGTTCGTGCTCGTGCTCGCAACGCTGCTTCCCGATATGTACGCCATCGGGGCCGAAGACGCGCCGATCTGGGGCGGGGGAGTCCTCACCGACACGCCGTCGGCCTACTACGTTCAGGAAGCGTACGACGACACCCACGCCCACAACGCCGTGAGCGCAGTGCTCGCCTCCTACCGTGGGTTCGACACCTTTGGCGAGGCGGTCGTCGTCTTCGCGGCCGGCGTCGCCGTACTGCTCGTACTGAAACGGGAGGTGTTCGTGTGA
- a CDS encoding MnhB domain-containing protein, with protein sequence MSRSESHDDTYTESQVIMTAVRIIAPFTLTYGMFLSLHGTDTPGGSFQGGTIIGVTVLMIAFAFGIEPTRKWVKNSFVVGLVTGGVTIFIGTGLAAVALGGNFLEYDAFVDTFGIAHYWGMEAIEVGGVALIVAGVIMTLFFATASGFTPTSRSSGRREVSDDD encoded by the coding sequence ATGTCCCGATCCGAATCACACGACGATACCTACACGGAAAGCCAGGTGATCATGACCGCCGTCAGGATCATCGCACCGTTTACGCTGACGTACGGAATGTTCCTGAGCCTCCACGGCACCGACACCCCGGGCGGGAGCTTCCAGGGTGGCACCATTATCGGCGTCACCGTGCTCATGATCGCCTTCGCGTTCGGGATCGAACCGACCCGAAAGTGGGTGAAAAACTCGTTCGTCGTCGGACTCGTCACCGGCGGCGTTACGATCTTCATCGGGACCGGTCTCGCCGCCGTCGCGCTCGGCGGGAACTTCCTCGAGTACGATGCGTTCGTCGACACCTTCGGCATCGCTCACTACTGGGGGATGGAGGCGATCGAGGTCGGCGGCGTCGCGCTGATCGTCGCCGGCGTCATCATGACGCTGTTCTTCGCGACGGCGTCGGGTTTCACTCCGACCAGCCGCAGCTCGGGTCGACGCGAGGTGAGCGACGATGATTGA
- a CDS encoding cation:proton antiporter subunit C, which produces MIEWTLEILATRYAYALMFILMGLGMYMMIANQNLVKKLIGVNLFQTAIFLFFVAIAYVEGGSAPIVPAEGGESVASPLPQVIVLTAIVVGIALTAVGLALIVRIHAEYGTLREDTLREVRADE; this is translated from the coding sequence ATGATTGAGTGGACCCTCGAGATCCTGGCGACGCGATACGCTTACGCCCTGATGTTCATCCTGATGGGGCTCGGAATGTACATGATGATCGCCAATCAGAACCTCGTGAAGAAGCTGATCGGCGTCAACCTCTTCCAGACCGCGATCTTCCTCTTTTTCGTCGCGATCGCCTACGTCGAGGGCGGCTCCGCGCCGATCGTCCCCGCGGAGGGAGGCGAATCGGTCGCCAGTCCGCTCCCGCAGGTGATCGTCCTGACTGCCATCGTCGTCGGAATCGCGCTTACGGCTGTCGGGCTCGCGCTGATCGTCCGCATTCACGCGGAGTACGGAACGCTCCGCGAGGACACTCTCAGGGAGGTGCGCGCCGATGAGTAA
- a CDS encoding proton-conducting transporter transmembrane domain-containing protein: MSNAELLPPLLIAMPILAAVVPIALGLWFDRTGWSVAALTTVGLFAATAYLASAVRTADDAQITHVLGGWNEPQGIGIELVADPFSTLIALLVTVIAASLLAYTRAGGPRGNAFYTGYLLLVGGLLGILMTGDVFNMFVFLEIVGLATYAMISSGDGPESAVAALKYLILGTVGASLYLIGVGFLFMATGALNMEVLGEAIPQIADEGGSDLTLLRAAFAFVFVGFALKVAQWPLHAWQPDAYQHAPDGITPLIAALVSTVYAYALGRVMFTVFGVEFMATTPYLQEIVVTVGAVSVLAGSTLAVVQQDVKRMFAYSSVSQFGLVIAAYGSLTETALVGAVIHLIGHGVMKAGLFVAAAVIALSYGARSVDEYAGLAENRPLAAGSTAVLLVALIGIPPSAGFVGKWYIAVGAIEAELWPIAGVIFLSTMLTLAYAARLLEKMYFTPATPVESAHPPGVATDGGLLTGSDRMERGSPDAVSLGMLVLLVGIVVAAVLLGFAGGAFYEWLEPFTSEVFN, from the coding sequence ATGAGTAACGCCGAACTCCTCCCTCCCCTGCTGATCGCGATGCCGATCCTCGCAGCCGTCGTCCCGATCGCGCTCGGTCTGTGGTTCGACCGGACCGGCTGGTCGGTCGCCGCGCTGACGACGGTCGGCCTGTTCGCCGCGACGGCCTACCTCGCGAGCGCCGTTCGCACCGCTGACGACGCACAGATCACCCACGTACTCGGAGGCTGGAACGAACCGCAGGGGATCGGCATCGAACTCGTCGCCGATCCGTTCTCGACGCTGATCGCGCTGCTCGTGACCGTGATCGCTGCGAGCCTGCTCGCGTACACGCGCGCTGGCGGCCCGCGCGGGAACGCCTTCTATACCGGTTACCTGCTGCTGGTCGGCGGCCTGCTCGGGATCTTGATGACCGGCGACGTCTTCAACATGTTCGTCTTCCTCGAGATCGTCGGCCTGGCGACGTACGCGATGATCTCGAGCGGCGACGGCCCCGAATCCGCGGTCGCGGCGCTGAAGTACCTCATCCTCGGGACCGTCGGCGCGTCGCTGTACCTGATCGGCGTCGGCTTCCTGTTCATGGCGACCGGCGCGCTAAACATGGAGGTTCTCGGCGAGGCGATTCCGCAGATCGCGGACGAGGGCGGCAGCGACCTGACGCTGCTGCGCGCGGCCTTCGCGTTCGTCTTCGTCGGCTTCGCGCTCAAGGTCGCCCAGTGGCCGCTGCACGCCTGGCAGCCCGACGCCTACCAGCACGCTCCCGACGGGATCACGCCGCTGATCGCAGCGCTGGTCTCGACCGTCTACGCGTACGCGCTCGGCCGCGTGATGTTCACCGTCTTCGGCGTCGAGTTCATGGCGACGACGCCGTACCTGCAGGAGATCGTCGTCACCGTCGGCGCCGTCAGCGTGCTCGCGGGGAGCACGCTCGCGGTCGTCCAGCAGGACGTCAAGCGGATGTTCGCCTACTCGTCGGTCTCCCAGTTCGGCCTCGTCATCGCCGCCTACGGTTCGCTTACCGAGACGGCGCTGGTCGGCGCGGTGATCCACCTGATCGGCCACGGCGTTATGAAGGCCGGCCTGTTCGTCGCCGCCGCAGTGATCGCACTCAGCTACGGCGCCCGATCCGTCGACGAATACGCCGGCCTCGCCGAGAACAGGCCCCTCGCCGCCGGTTCGACGGCCGTCTTACTGGTCGCCTTGATCGGCATTCCACCCTCCGCCGGCTTCGTCGGTAAGTGGTACATCGCCGTCGGAGCGATCGAGGCCGAGCTGTGGCCGATCGCGGGCGTGATCTTCCTCAGCACAATGCTCACGCTGGCGTACGCCGCCAGGCTGCTCGAGAAGATGTACTTCACGCCGGCGACGCCGGTCGAATCGGCCCATCCGCCCGGTGTTGCAACCGATGGAGGGCTTCTGACCGGCAGCGATCGAATGGAACGGGGATCGCCCGACGCGGTCTCGCTCGGAATGCTCGTCCTGCTCGTCGGAATCGTCGTCGCCGCCGTCCTGCTCGGGTTCGCCGGCGGTGCGTTCTACGAGTGGCTCGAGCCGTTTACTTCGGAGGTGTTCAACTAG
- a CDS encoding proton-conducting transporter transmembrane domain-containing protein: protein MTDPSVLPLAAVLVSAVAMVLIIASYRYPNVREGWSVLAALTKFGIVASMLPGVMDGTVYYWSLNESLGVELLAGIDFVLRADPLGMLFAMLASFLWIFTSFYAAGYMRGLDEHAQTRFFASFAASLSTAIGIAFAGNLVTIFIFYELLSLVTYPLVAHNEDDEARIAGRKYLTYTFFGGGVFLLAGTVLVYWLTQQAGDPTVAFESGGIEILAEAAQADPAFAQAAFYLLIAGFGVKAAVMPLHSWLADAMVAPTPVSGLLHAVAVVKSGAFGVARVILEVYGPGLIRDLPLSVPGIGEVGLNVPVAILAAFTLTAASIIAMRKDHLKRRLAFSTTAQLSYIVLGLSMLHPYAILGALFHIPAHAFGKLTLFFCAGAVHVETHTDYVSEMAGIGKRMPLTMSAFAIGAAGMAGMPLIAGFVSKFYMLIGAGSVGGGYWIFASALILSGILNIAYLWPVVYTAFFESEERYDAKPLLEFPLGGERRGQAADADEAHVATDGGESERGDENGNEDRDGERYEYAVDKYPSDHTVSDEAVRNDAAVRRVDHHGDRDDHHTGGPPTGGWERHSPFDESTWLMLVPIAVIATGAVVLGVVPDAAVFLELANYIVEEVTGVTIL from the coding sequence ATGACTGATCCGTCCGTACTGCCGCTCGCCGCCGTCCTCGTCTCGGCGGTTGCGATGGTTCTGATTATCGCGTCGTATCGCTATCCGAACGTCCGCGAGGGCTGGTCGGTGCTTGCCGCACTGACAAAGTTCGGCATCGTCGCCAGCATGCTGCCCGGCGTGATGGACGGCACCGTTTACTACTGGAGCCTGAACGAGTCCCTCGGCGTCGAGTTGCTCGCCGGGATCGACTTCGTACTCCGCGCCGATCCGCTCGGCATGCTGTTCGCGATGCTCGCCAGCTTCCTCTGGATCTTCACCTCGTTCTACGCCGCGGGCTACATGCGCGGGCTCGACGAGCACGCACAGACTCGATTTTTCGCCTCCTTCGCGGCGAGTCTGTCGACGGCGATCGGCATCGCCTTCGCCGGGAATCTGGTGACGATCTTCATCTTCTACGAACTCCTGTCGCTCGTCACTTACCCGCTGGTCGCCCACAACGAGGACGACGAGGCCCGCATCGCCGGCCGGAAGTACCTCACGTACACGTTCTTCGGCGGCGGCGTCTTCCTGCTCGCCGGGACGGTGCTGGTCTACTGGCTCACCCAGCAGGCCGGCGATCCGACGGTCGCGTTCGAGTCCGGCGGCATCGAGATTCTCGCCGAGGCAGCACAGGCCGATCCGGCGTTCGCGCAGGCCGCGTTCTACCTGCTGATCGCCGGTTTCGGCGTCAAGGCCGCGGTGATGCCCTTGCACTCCTGGCTCGCGGACGCGATGGTCGCGCCGACCCCCGTTTCGGGGCTGCTGCACGCAGTCGCAGTCGTCAAGTCCGGCGCGTTCGGCGTCGCTCGAGTCATCCTCGAGGTCTACGGCCCGGGACTCATCCGCGACCTTCCGCTTTCCGTGCCGGGTATCGGAGAAGTCGGGCTGAACGTCCCGGTCGCCATCCTGGCCGCCTTTACGTTGACTGCAGCCAGCATCATCGCGATGCGAAAGGACCACCTCAAGCGCCGGCTCGCGTTCTCGACGACGGCGCAACTGTCGTACATCGTGCTCGGACTCTCGATGCTGCATCCGTACGCGATCCTCGGGGCGCTGTTCCACATCCCCGCCCACGCGTTCGGGAAGCTCACCCTGTTCTTCTGTGCGGGAGCCGTTCACGTCGAGACCCACACCGACTACGTCAGCGAGATGGCCGGCATCGGCAAGCGGATGCCGCTGACGATGTCCGCCTTCGCCATCGGCGCCGCCGGGATGGCCGGAATGCCGCTGATCGCCGGCTTCGTCAGCAAGTTCTACATGCTGATCGGTGCCGGTTCGGTCGGCGGCGGCTACTGGATCTTCGCCTCGGCGTTGATCCTCTCCGGAATTCTCAACATCGCCTACCTCTGGCCGGTCGTCTACACGGCCTTCTTCGAGAGCGAGGAGCGCTACGACGCGAAACCGCTTCTCGAGTTCCCGCTCGGCGGTGAACGGCGAGGTCAGGCCGCAGACGCGGACGAAGCGCACGTTGCCACGGACGGCGGCGAATCCGAGCGCGGAGACGAGAACGGGAACGAGGACCGCGACGGCGAGAGGTACGAGTACGCCGTCGACAAGTATCCCAGCGATCACACGGTCTCCGACGAGGCGGTGCGAAACGACGCGGCGGTCCGTCGGGTCGATCACCACGGCGACCGCGACGATCACCACACGGGCGGCCCGCCGACCGGCGGCTGGGAACGGCATTCGCCGTTCGACGAAAGCACGTGGCTCATGCTCGTACCGATTGCAGTGATCGCTACGGGTGCGGTTGTCCTCGGCGTCGTTCCGGACGCCGCAGTCTTTCTCGAACTCGCCAATTATATCGTCGAGGAAGTCACGGGGGTGACCATCTTATGA
- a CDS encoding Na(+)/H(+) antiporter subunit D, which yields MTGADVLTAAYPPALVLAAAVLVLVLPRTIGFAASALSLLGVLIVSLFVPEGSHLTVTFLGFSDVQPFLVDDFSRLVGAGLGFLGTFAVLYAYSTDASDRMLAIALTYMASCIAAVFAGDWLSLVFVWEIMALTSTVLVWHHGGDAVRAGFRYAIAHGIGGTLVLFAVVAHYVQVGSFVYGEGATGIAVGLPSMLAALGIGVNCAFIGLHTWLPDTYPRPHITASVFLSVFTTKTSAYVLYRAFPDGELVLAYMGGLMAVYGAGFALLQHDMRALLSYHIQAQVGYMVAGIGIGSTLAAAGAMGHLFNNILYKSLLFMAVGVIIYRTGEEDLYELGGLWREMPLTAAGFALGALSITAVPGFNGFISKGMILDAADPGYYGAPEYEPVYYLLLLGAIGTFLSFIKLGYYAFLHGESDLEVADANTGQTIAMLTVGGACLLLGVWWQGFVDFLPGIEGTAFEYPGGESHLHPYSTGHLTESAGLLVVSLVGFAIIRKPLSKLDFSDPATVVAPLTYHLGRTSMLAITDLYAAVDNAVVNFVTSCYWIGNNPALAVDATARRLPNWVVDVEEHRPADGGRPSTIHLRASVGLTVLLLTIILTIVLWLLVS from the coding sequence ATGACGGGTGCGGACGTCCTGACCGCAGCGTATCCTCCGGCCCTGGTACTCGCCGCGGCGGTGCTCGTGCTCGTCCTTCCGCGGACGATCGGCTTCGCCGCGAGCGCTCTCAGCCTGCTCGGAGTGTTGATAGTCTCGCTGTTCGTCCCCGAGGGCTCGCACCTCACCGTCACGTTCCTCGGATTCTCGGACGTGCAGCCGTTCCTCGTCGACGACTTCAGTCGACTGGTGGGCGCGGGCCTCGGCTTTCTCGGCACCTTCGCCGTCCTGTACGCCTACTCGACCGACGCCAGCGATCGAATGCTAGCGATCGCGTTGACGTACATGGCGTCATGTATCGCAGCGGTGTTCGCGGGCGACTGGCTCTCGCTCGTGTTCGTCTGGGAAATCATGGCGCTCACGAGCACGGTCCTGGTGTGGCACCACGGCGGTGACGCCGTCCGGGCGGGGTTCCGATACGCCATCGCTCACGGTATCGGAGGGACACTCGTCCTCTTCGCCGTCGTCGCCCACTACGTTCAGGTCGGTTCGTTCGTTTACGGTGAGGGAGCGACCGGGATCGCGGTCGGCCTGCCCTCGATGCTGGCCGCCCTCGGGATCGGCGTCAACTGCGCGTTCATCGGCTTGCACACGTGGCTCCCGGACACCTACCCGCGCCCGCACATCACCGCGTCGGTGTTCCTCTCGGTGTTCACGACGAAGACGAGCGCGTACGTCCTCTACCGGGCGTTCCCGGACGGAGAACTCGTCCTCGCCTACATGGGCGGGCTGATGGCCGTCTACGGGGCGGGCTTCGCACTGCTTCAGCACGACATGCGAGCCCTGCTGTCGTATCACATCCAGGCTCAGGTCGGCTACATGGTCGCCGGGATCGGGATCGGGAGCACGCTCGCAGCCGCCGGCGCGATGGGGCACCTGTTCAACAACATTCTGTACAAGAGCCTGCTGTTCATGGCCGTCGGCGTCATCATCTACCGAACCGGCGAGGAGGACCTGTACGAACTCGGCGGGCTGTGGCGCGAGATGCCGCTCACCGCGGCCGGGTTCGCTCTCGGGGCGCTCTCGATCACCGCCGTTCCCGGCTTTAACGGGTTCATCAGCAAGGGAATGATCCTCGACGCCGCTGATCCCGGCTACTACGGCGCGCCCGAGTACGAACCGGTGTACTACCTGCTGCTGCTCGGCGCGATCGGAACGTTCCTCTCGTTCATCAAACTCGGCTACTACGCGTTCCTCCACGGCGAGAGCGACCTCGAGGTGGCGGACGCCAACACCGGACAGACGATCGCCATGCTTACCGTCGGCGGCGCGTGTCTCCTCCTCGGCGTCTGGTGGCAGGGATTCGTCGACTTCCTGCCCGGAATCGAGGGGACGGCGTTCGAGTACCCCGGCGGTGAGAGCCACCTCCACCCGTACAGTACGGGTCACCTGACCGAGAGCGCGGGCCTGCTGGTCGTTTCTCTCGTCGGGTTCGCGATCATCCGCAAGCCGCTCTCGAAGCTCGACTTCTCCGATCCGGCGACGGTGGTGGCTCCCCTGACGTACCACCTCGGCCGAACGTCGATGCTCGCGATCACCGACCTCTACGCCGCCGTCGACAACGCCGTCGTCAACTTCGTTACGAGCTGTTACTGGATCGGGAACAACCCGGCACTCGCGGTCGACGCGACGGCTCGTCGGCTTCCCAACTGGGTCGTCGACGTCGAGGAACACCGGCCCGCCGACGGCGGTCGTCCGTCGACGATCCACCTCCGCGCGAGCGTCGGACTCACCGTCCTGTTGCTCACGATCATCCTCACGATCGTGCTGTGGCTGCTCGTCTCCTGA
- a CDS encoding tyrosine-type recombinase/integrase, whose translation MTEVAITDAVDTYLQRKAVGDPDGPGAGTYAANAESILRRWAEWLEDEHGTRSLFAVETDHMRSYAEELRERTDRGAYTASTAGTYYAVVRAFLSWCVRGGILETNPAAVETAESALPTATNRDEREGWTADRRRELEGYVRERALESSGEAFDRNERRTRLREYALVALLAHSDVRGAELFRVPEDDRRTGATWDDVDFYTGTIRVLGRSQRLEDVLLGAAARTPLRRYRVVLDPPSNDWPLFPTRHAPSIARRVRTVLKERGHDEDEIETLLSDATASEVARERAIAPPAITAEGARSVLRRLCEEAGVDVDGDYLTPRGVRGDQVIGYRREASSASPALRASVLEQSIAVPERRPVFETIDSVDSSVQDDTESS comes from the coding sequence GTGACCGAGGTCGCGATCACGGACGCGGTCGATACCTACCTTCAGCGGAAAGCCGTCGGCGACCCCGACGGCCCCGGAGCGGGGACCTACGCGGCGAACGCCGAGTCGATCCTCCGGCGGTGGGCCGAGTGGCTCGAGGACGAACACGGAACCCGGTCGCTGTTCGCAGTCGAAACCGACCACATGCGGTCGTACGCCGAGGAGCTTCGGGAACGAACCGATCGAGGCGCGTACACCGCCTCGACGGCCGGCACCTACTACGCCGTCGTCCGGGCGTTTCTCTCGTGGTGCGTTCGCGGCGGAATCCTCGAGACGAATCCGGCGGCGGTCGAGACGGCCGAAAGCGCACTGCCGACGGCGACGAATCGCGACGAACGCGAGGGGTGGACCGCCGACCGGCGCCGCGAACTCGAGGGCTACGTCCGCGAGCGCGCGCTCGAATCCTCGGGCGAGGCGTTCGATCGGAACGAGCGCCGTACCAGACTGCGGGAGTACGCTCTGGTCGCGTTGCTGGCCCACTCGGACGTCCGCGGCGCCGAACTGTTCCGAGTCCCCGAGGACGACCGGCGGACGGGCGCGACCTGGGACGACGTCGACTTCTACACGGGGACGATCCGCGTGCTCGGCAGGTCCCAGCGCCTCGAGGACGTGCTGCTCGGCGCAGCGGCCCGAACGCCCTTGCGTCGATATCGGGTGGTTCTCGACCCGCCGTCGAACGACTGGCCGCTGTTTCCGACCCGACACGCGCCGTCGATCGCCCGTCGCGTCAGAACGGTTCTGAAAGAACGAGGCCACGACGAGGACGAGATCGAGACGCTGCTGTCGGATGCGACGGCCAGCGAGGTCGCCCGCGAGCGAGCGATCGCACCGCCCGCGATCACGGCCGAGGGTGCCAGATCGGTCCTGCGACGACTCTGCGAGGAGGCCGGCGTCGACGTCGACGGTGACTACCTGACGCCGCGTGGCGTTCGCGGCGACCAGGTGATCGGGTACAGGCGCGAGGCCTCGAGTGCCAGCCCGGCGCTTCGCGCGTCGGTTCTCGAGCAATCGATCGCCGTTCCGGAACGCCGGCCGGTGTTCGAGACGATCGACTCGGTCGACTCGAGCGTGCAGGACGACACGGAATCGAGCTGA
- a CDS encoding SHOCT domain-containing protein — translation MGSDRADGGYSLTEIFAIKFVLADVVIIAALLFAGPIYAVAITALLVVSVFLVWYLTQRVGSTDDSDEIRSEREATDPVTTLQERYAAGDLTETEFEAKLEQLIDANERAERAGVETEELSLER, via the coding sequence ATGGGCAGCGATCGTGCCGACGGCGGCTACAGCCTCACGGAGATCTTCGCCATCAAGTTCGTTCTGGCGGACGTCGTCATCATCGCGGCACTGCTCTTCGCCGGCCCGATCTACGCCGTCGCGATAACCGCCTTGCTCGTGGTGAGCGTCTTTCTCGTGTGGTATCTCACACAGCGGGTCGGATCGACCGACGACAGCGACGAAATCCGCAGTGAACGGGAGGCGACCGACCCCGTGACGACGCTTCAGGAACGATACGCAGCCGGCGACCTCACGGAAACGGAGTTCGAGGCGAAACTCGAGCAACTGATCGACGCTAACGAGCGGGCCGAACGGGCGGGCGTGGAGACGGAGGAGCTCTCGCTCGAGCGGTGA